The region TATCGCGATCCGTGTTGCCGAGCGCAACGGGTTTGCATAATCACAGTCTTTTCGATGGGTATCCCGGCACTTATCCCCTGTGACCCGCCTTCGGCCGGGCGATAGGATGATTCCGCCCCGCAACGCGGCCCCTTCACTCACAGTGCTCGCGCTGTGCAATCCGGCATTTATCCCCGGGCGCTCACCAAACATCGGCATGCTGCCGGAAACAAAAACGGCGTGTTTCACGTGAAACACGCCGTCCGTTGCCACCGACTACGCGGCAATCAAGCCGTTTTCTTAGCGAGTCCGAGGTACGTCTCGATCACCTGTGGATTCTGTGCCAGTTCGGCCGCGGGCCCCTCGAGCGCGAATTCGCCGGTTTCCAGCACATAGCCGTAGTCCGAGATCTGCAATGCGGCCCGCGCGTTCTGCTCGATCAGCAGCGTCGCGACGCCCGTGCCGCGCAGCGCGCTAATGATATGAAAGATCTCCTTCACGATCAGCGGTGCAAGCCCCAGGCTTGGCTCGTCGAGCATCAGCAAGTCCGGCTTGCCCATCAGCGCGCGACCGACCGCAAGCATTTGCCGTTCGCCGCCCGACAGCGTGCCGGCCGCCTGCTTGCGCCGCTCCTTCAGCCGCGGAAACAGCGCAAACACGTGATCGAGTTGATCGAGAAAGTTCGATTCTCCGGCGACTTTGCGCCGATATGCGCCGAGCACGAGGTTGTCTTCGACCGTCATCGTGCTGA is a window of Burkholderia latens DNA encoding:
- a CDS encoding ABC transporter ATP-binding protein; the encoded protein is MADTTMPILEVRGLAVRYGKVEALHGAAIKVGAGQIVSVIGPNGAGKSTLLNAIMGALPVTGHASGAVVYRGHDVSPLPIEQRVARGMCLVPEKRELFSTMTVEDNLVLGAYRRKVAGESNFLDQLDHVFALFPRLKERRKQAAGTLSGGERQMLAVGRALMGKPDLLMLDEPSLGLAPLIVKEIFHIISALRGTGVATLLIEQNARAALQISDYGYVLETGEFALEGPAAELAQNPQVIETYLGLAKKTA